The following coding sequences are from one Salvia hispanica cultivar TCC Black 2014 chromosome 3, UniMelb_Shisp_WGS_1.0, whole genome shotgun sequence window:
- the LOC125212938 gene encoding disease resistance RPP8-like protein 3 isoform X2: MAYAALVSLENTIQRFLNGNLFSISVEEKQQITSLLEYVTPIRDFLEEFPNESKSWEEQMRELANEAEDTIEYLVLEKVFLPCEEESESHPSGNHGLDLKKVVKETFSKLGTVSEIVEEFLDDAKANSLKGRITEIASELRETYKFYKFEKTHRRFREKWRLLPSELAKLKPKIQFIHHLNKTRNDINSIMEEVMAIENVRNKIDSIMEEVMASENDRNEIEAALSTTLSPVDDIVGFPQDDADASKCYRSAKHELQLEKVMEEIASISVEVKNIKVSSSSKEVQLGADSSSQSYSDSLTVSSSSAAPPIYKNSLVGFDDHVMNIKERLCGNPSKLQVIPVCGMGGIGKTTLARNVYDDQLIKEMFDIRIWITVSQDYSPKRIHSDLLESLKEYNDQSGKEESADIKVYKILIGRKYLVVMDDIWRSEAWDIVRNVFPDNGDGSRIMLTTRLYDVASYPGPSIKPYELGLLDEVQSWSLLKEKVFPNQECPSDLENIGKDIARSCKGLPLAIVVIAGLLSTVTENPSSWLEVAGTLKSATTDEKNHIKKILSLSYVELPQLLRPCFLYMASFPEDHEIYTTKLIRLWIAEGFLKFPINTKSFEEEAEECLEELVKRNLVFVTKRKSDGRIKSCSLHDLIRELCIRKAQESKFFLNLMDEDTEKENFMDSIKNERRDGNLNDLVHLHRLENLEVYAGGLFRLSFNLAFPETLKRLILGDLKLTQNNMIVVGSLPNLQVLKLKGCTCIGGTWETTEGTFPVLEVLLVQRSQFENWITESGHFPRLRRLLLHSCRDLNKIPTDIGEIPSLQLIEVKGDVKESLLKSAEVIREEQDDMGNNILQVVCIAAKSS, from the exons ATGGCTTATGCTGCTCTTGTCTCCCTTGAAAACACTATACAACGATTCCTAAATGGTAATCTATTTTCCATCTCTGTCGAAGAAAAACAGCAAATTACATCTCTGCTTGAGTATGTTACTCCCATCCGGGACTTTCTCGAAGAATTTCCGAATGAATCCAAGAGTTGGGAGGAGCAAATGAGGGAACTTGCAAACGAAGCAGAAGATACTATAGAATATCTTGTGTTGGAGAAGGTTTTTTTGCCTTGTGAAGAGGAATCTGAATCTCATCCAAGTGGAAACCACGGACTCGACCTGAAAAAAGTTGTCAAAGAGACTTTTTCGAAGCTGGGGACAGTGTCCGAGATCGTGGAAGAATTCCTAGATGATGCTAAAGCTAACAGTTTGAAAGGCCGAATCACAGAGATAGCAAGTGAACTGAGAGAAACCTACAAATTTTACAAGTTTGAGAAAACTCATCGTCGTTTTAGAGAAAAGTGGAGATTGTTACCATCAGAGTTGGCCAAGCTCAAGCCTAAAATCCAGTTTATACACCACTTGAACAAGACAAGAAATGATATTAATTCGATCATGGAGGAAGTGATGGCCATCGAGAATGTTCGCAATAAAATTGATTCGATCATGGAGGAAGTGATGGCCAGCGAGAATGATCGCAATGAAATTGAAGCCGCTTTATCTACTACACTTTCACCTGTTGATGATATAGTTGGCTTCCCTCAAGATGATGCTGATGCGTCTAAATGCTATCGAAGTGCAAAACATGAGCTCCAGCTGGAAAAAGTTATGGAGGAGATTGCCTCGATTTCTGTAGAAGTGAAGAACATAAAGGTTAGTTCCAGCAGCAAAGAAGTTCAACTTGGTGCTGATTCTTCTTCTCAAAGTTATTCAGATTCTTTGACAGTCAGTTCTTCATCAGCTGCTCCACCCATCTACAAAAACTCCCTGGTTGGTTTTGACGATCACGTGATGAACATCAAGGAGCGGCTCTGTGGAAATCCATCCAAGCTTCAGGTCATACCGGTATGTGGTATGGGGGGCATTGGCAAAACTACTCTCGCCAGAAATGTGTATGACGATCAACTAATTAAGGAGATGTTCGACATTCGTATTTGGATTACAGTATCACAGGATTACAGTCCGAAGAGAATTCATTCAGACCTTCTGGAGTCCCTTAAGGAATACAACGACCAAAGTGGAAAGGAAGAAAGCGCTGATATAAAGgtgtacaaaattttaataggCAGGAAATATTTAGTCGTGATGGATGACATCTGGAGAAGTGAGGCATGGGATATTGTTAGGAATGTGTTTCCTGATAATGGTGACGGAAGCCGTATCATGCTAACTACAAGGTTGTATGACGTGGCTTCTTATCCTGGTCCTTCAATCAAGCCTTATGAGTTGGGTTTACTGGATGAAGTTCAGAGTTGGAGCTTACTTAAGGAGAAGGTGTTTCCAAATCAAGAATGTCCTTCCGATTTGGAAAATATTGGGAAGGATATCGCAAGAAGCTGCAAAGGGTTGCCCCTCGCTATTGTGGTGATTGCAGGACTTTTATCCACGGTCACTGAGAATCCATCTTCGTGGCTGGAGGTTGCCGGGACGTTGAAGTCTGCAACAACTGATGAGAAAAATCATATTAAAAAGATACTATCTTTGAGCTATGTGGAATTACCTCAGTTATTGAGGCCATGTTTCTTGTACATGGCTTCATTTCCTGAAGATCATGAGATATATACCACGAAACTCATTAGATTATGGATAGCTGAGGGCTTTCTCAAATTTCCAATCAACACCAAGAGCTTTGAAGAGGAGGCTGAAGAGTGTCTGGAGGAACTTGTGAAGAGAAACCTCGTTTTCGTAACAAAGAGGAAATCTGAcgggagaatcaaaagttgcaGCCTCCATGATCTGATACGGGAGCTGTGCATAAGAAAAGCTCAGGAAAGTAAgttttttctgaatttgatGGATGAGGATACTGAAAAGGAGAATTTTATGGATAGCATAAAAAATGAGCGTCGG GATGGTAACCTGAATGACCTGGTACATCTGCATCGACTTGAGAATTTGGAAGTATATGCTGGTGGTTTGTTTAGACTCAGCTTCAATCTTGCTTTTCCTGAGACGCTCAAAAGGTTGATTTTGGGGGATTTGAAGCTTACTCAGAACAACATGATTGTTGTTGGTTCATTGCCAAATCTTCAAGTGCTCAAACTGAAAGGTTGCACTTGCATTGGTGGCACATGGGAAACAACTGAGGGAACATTTCCAGTGTTGGAAGTTCTTCTAGTTCAACGTTCACAGTTTGAGAACTGGATAACTGAAAGTGGCCATTTCCCAAGGCTCAGACGCCTGCTACTTCATTCTTGTCGGGACCTCAACAAGATTCCAACTGATATTGGAGAAATTCCAAGTCTTCAACTGATTGAGGTTAAGGGTGATGTGAAGGAGTCTTTATTGAAGTCGGCAGAAGTGATAAGAGAGGAACAAGATGATATGGGAAACAACATCCTTCAGGTTGTCTGCATTGCTGCTAAGTCGTCTTGA
- the LOC125212938 gene encoding putative late blight resistance protein homolog R1A-10 isoform X1, producing MAYAALVSLENTIQRFLNGNLFSISVEEKQQITSLLEYVTPIRDFLEEFPNESKSWEEQMRELANEAEDTIEYLVLEKVFLPCEEESESHPSGNHGLDLKKVVKETFSKLGTVSEIVEEFLDDAKANSLKGRITEIASELRETYKFYKFEKTHRRFREKWRLLPSELAKLKPKIQFIHHLNKTRNDINSIMEEVMAIENVRNKIDSIMEEVMASENDRNEIEAALSTTLSPVDDIVGFPQDDADASKCYRSAKHELQLEKVMEEIASISVEVKNIKVSSSSKEVQLGADSSSQSYSDSLTVSSSSAAPPIYKNSLVGFDDHVMNIKERLCGNPSKLQVIPVCGMGGIGKTTLARNVYDDQLIKEMFDIRIWITVSQDYSPKRIHSDLLESLKEYNDQSGKEESADIKVYKILIGRKYLVVMDDIWRSEAWDIVRNVFPDNGDGSRIMLTTRLYDVASYPGPSIKPYELGLLDEVQSWSLLKEKVFPNQECPSDLENIGKDIARSCKGLPLAIVVIAGLLSTVTENPSSWLEVAGTLKSATTDEKNHIKKILSLSYVELPQLLRPCFLYMASFPEDHEIYTTKLIRLWIAEGFLKFPINTKSFEEEAEECLEELVKRNLVFVTKRKSDGRIKSCSLHDLIRELCIRKAQESKFFLNLMDEDTEKENFMDSIKNERRVSTSNLSFFSSYGGSTIHSIKCFKYHIVKLDFVEGVNLMRVLDAEAADVESLPSQLFELFHLRYLAVRYYRSIHGILSKLKNLQTLIIRAEKRSDIGVLKACGMLVPWCMQELRHVYHRGILFDYLNETTCSLENLHTVSYLLSVCCREHILKKIPNIKKLKVYCDYGFDGQDGNLNDLVHLHRLENLEVYAGGLFRLSFNLAFPETLKRLILGDLKLTQNNMIVVGSLPNLQVLKLKGCTCIGGTWETTEGTFPVLEVLLVQRSQFENWITESGHFPRLRRLLLHSCRDLNKIPTDIGEIPSLQLIEVKGDVKESLLKSAEVIREEQDDMGNNILQVVCIAAKSS from the coding sequence ATGGCTTATGCTGCTCTTGTCTCCCTTGAAAACACTATACAACGATTCCTAAATGGTAATCTATTTTCCATCTCTGTCGAAGAAAAACAGCAAATTACATCTCTGCTTGAGTATGTTACTCCCATCCGGGACTTTCTCGAAGAATTTCCGAATGAATCCAAGAGTTGGGAGGAGCAAATGAGGGAACTTGCAAACGAAGCAGAAGATACTATAGAATATCTTGTGTTGGAGAAGGTTTTTTTGCCTTGTGAAGAGGAATCTGAATCTCATCCAAGTGGAAACCACGGACTCGACCTGAAAAAAGTTGTCAAAGAGACTTTTTCGAAGCTGGGGACAGTGTCCGAGATCGTGGAAGAATTCCTAGATGATGCTAAAGCTAACAGTTTGAAAGGCCGAATCACAGAGATAGCAAGTGAACTGAGAGAAACCTACAAATTTTACAAGTTTGAGAAAACTCATCGTCGTTTTAGAGAAAAGTGGAGATTGTTACCATCAGAGTTGGCCAAGCTCAAGCCTAAAATCCAGTTTATACACCACTTGAACAAGACAAGAAATGATATTAATTCGATCATGGAGGAAGTGATGGCCATCGAGAATGTTCGCAATAAAATTGATTCGATCATGGAGGAAGTGATGGCCAGCGAGAATGATCGCAATGAAATTGAAGCCGCTTTATCTACTACACTTTCACCTGTTGATGATATAGTTGGCTTCCCTCAAGATGATGCTGATGCGTCTAAATGCTATCGAAGTGCAAAACATGAGCTCCAGCTGGAAAAAGTTATGGAGGAGATTGCCTCGATTTCTGTAGAAGTGAAGAACATAAAGGTTAGTTCCAGCAGCAAAGAAGTTCAACTTGGTGCTGATTCTTCTTCTCAAAGTTATTCAGATTCTTTGACAGTCAGTTCTTCATCAGCTGCTCCACCCATCTACAAAAACTCCCTGGTTGGTTTTGACGATCACGTGATGAACATCAAGGAGCGGCTCTGTGGAAATCCATCCAAGCTTCAGGTCATACCGGTATGTGGTATGGGGGGCATTGGCAAAACTACTCTCGCCAGAAATGTGTATGACGATCAACTAATTAAGGAGATGTTCGACATTCGTATTTGGATTACAGTATCACAGGATTACAGTCCGAAGAGAATTCATTCAGACCTTCTGGAGTCCCTTAAGGAATACAACGACCAAAGTGGAAAGGAAGAAAGCGCTGATATAAAGgtgtacaaaattttaataggCAGGAAATATTTAGTCGTGATGGATGACATCTGGAGAAGTGAGGCATGGGATATTGTTAGGAATGTGTTTCCTGATAATGGTGACGGAAGCCGTATCATGCTAACTACAAGGTTGTATGACGTGGCTTCTTATCCTGGTCCTTCAATCAAGCCTTATGAGTTGGGTTTACTGGATGAAGTTCAGAGTTGGAGCTTACTTAAGGAGAAGGTGTTTCCAAATCAAGAATGTCCTTCCGATTTGGAAAATATTGGGAAGGATATCGCAAGAAGCTGCAAAGGGTTGCCCCTCGCTATTGTGGTGATTGCAGGACTTTTATCCACGGTCACTGAGAATCCATCTTCGTGGCTGGAGGTTGCCGGGACGTTGAAGTCTGCAACAACTGATGAGAAAAATCATATTAAAAAGATACTATCTTTGAGCTATGTGGAATTACCTCAGTTATTGAGGCCATGTTTCTTGTACATGGCTTCATTTCCTGAAGATCATGAGATATATACCACGAAACTCATTAGATTATGGATAGCTGAGGGCTTTCTCAAATTTCCAATCAACACCAAGAGCTTTGAAGAGGAGGCTGAAGAGTGTCTGGAGGAACTTGTGAAGAGAAACCTCGTTTTCGTAACAAAGAGGAAATCTGAcgggagaatcaaaagttgcaGCCTCCATGATCTGATACGGGAGCTGTGCATAAGAAAAGCTCAGGAAAGTAAgttttttctgaatttgatGGATGAGGATACTGAAAAGGAGAATTTTATGGATAGCATAAAAAATGAGCGTCGGGTAAGTACTTCTAATCTAAGTTTCTTTTCAAGCTATGGTGGATCGActatccattccattaaatgCTTCAAGTATCATATAGTAAAACTGGACTTTGTAGAAGGTGTCAACTTGATGAGGGTGTTGGATGCTGAAGCTGCTGATGTGGAGTCATTGCCATCTCAATTATTTGAGCTATTTCATCTGAGATACCTTGCTGTTAGATATTATCGTAGTATCCATGGAATCTTATCAAAACTTAAAAACCTACAAACCTTAATCATTCGTGCAGAAAAGAGATCTGATATCGGAGTATTAAAAGCTTGTGGCATGTTGGTACCGTGGTGCATGCAAGAATTAAGACATGTTTATCATAGGGGGATTCTCTTTGATTATCTGAACGAAACAACATGTTCACTAGAAAATCTGCACACGGTTTCGTATCTTCTCAGTGTGTGTTGTCGTGAGCATATACTGAAAAAGATcccaaacataaaaaaactgAAGGTTTATTGTGATTATGGTTTTGATGGACAGGATGGTAACCTGAATGACCTGGTACATCTGCATCGACTTGAGAATTTGGAAGTATATGCTGGTGGTTTGTTTAGACTCAGCTTCAATCTTGCTTTTCCTGAGACGCTCAAAAGGTTGATTTTGGGGGATTTGAAGCTTACTCAGAACAACATGATTGTTGTTGGTTCATTGCCAAATCTTCAAGTGCTCAAACTGAAAGGTTGCACTTGCATTGGTGGCACATGGGAAACAACTGAGGGAACATTTCCAGTGTTGGAAGTTCTTCTAGTTCAACGTTCACAGTTTGAGAACTGGATAACTGAAAGTGGCCATTTCCCAAGGCTCAGACGCCTGCTACTTCATTCTTGTCGGGACCTCAACAAGATTCCAACTGATATTGGAGAAATTCCAAGTCTTCAACTGATTGAGGTTAAGGGTGATGTGAAGGAGTCTTTATTGAAGTCGGCAGAAGTGATAAGAGAGGAACAAGATGATATGGGAAACAACATCCTTCAGGTTGTCTGCATTGCTGCTAAGTCGTCTTGA
- the LOC125212939 gene encoding putative late blight resistance protein homolog R1A-3, with protein MAYAALVSLENTIHRFLNSDLFSISVEEEQQITSLREYVTPIRDFLEVFPDESTSWDEQMRELANAAEDILDYLVLEKVYLPCEEESESHPSGNHRLHLTEVVEETIPKVETLVMFEEEYPDDARADGLNGRIMKMRTEFIDIYKFYDWEKTYRRFREKWRFFPAVCTKFKSKIQFIHHLNKTRNDIDSIMEKVVAIVNDSNRATSSPALAPVDDIVGFPQDDADASECHRSAKHELQLEKVMDEIALISAEVKNIKVCSSSKEVQRGADSSSLSSSSTAPPIHKNSLVGFEDHVMNIKDLLCGEQSKLQVIPVCGMGGIGKTTLARNAYDDQLIKEKFDIRVWITVSQDYSAQRILSGLLESLEEYNNQSGKEESADIKVYQILIGRKYLVVMDDIWRSEAWDIVRNVFPDNGDGSRIMLTTRLYDVASYPGPSITPYELGLLNEVQSWSLLKEKVFANQECPSDLENIGKDIARSCKGLPLAIAVIAGILSTVTKNPASWLEIAGTLKSAKTAEQEHIEEILSLSYVELPQLLRPCFLYMGSFPEDQEIYASKLIGLWIAEGFLKFPINTKTFEEVAEECLEELVKRNLVFVAKRKSDGRIKSCGLHDLIRELCIRKAQESKFFLNLVDEDIEKEKFMESIKNERRVSMSYLSLFSSYGGSTIHSIKCSKYNLVKLDFVEGVRLVRVLDAEPADVESLPSQLFDLFHLRYLAIRYHRNISSILSKLKNLQTLIIRAVKRSTDGFVISNDMMVPWCMQELRHVYFSGVIQFDDPGETCSLENLQTVSYVVSVCCSEQFLKKIPNLKKLKISCDDFYGGDQDCLNGLVHLHQLENLEVYSDGSVGLSYNLAFPEKLTRLTLRDLKLPWNDMIVVGSLPKLQVLKLKGCTCNGGTWETTEGTFPVLEVLLVERSRFENWITESGHFPRLRCLLLHSCRDLNEIPTDIGEIPTLQLIEVKGNVKESLLKSAEVIREEQEEMGNNTLQVVCIATSSTQQSYYYSDEVL; from the exons ATGGCTTATGCTGCTCTTGTCTCTCTTGAAAACACCATACACCGATTCCTGAATTCTGATCTGTTCTCCATCTCTGTTGAAGAAGAGCAACAAATAACATCTCTGCGCGAGTATGTCACTCCCATTCGAGACTTTCTCGAAGTATTTCCAGACGAATCGACGAGTTGGGACGAGCAAATGAGGGAGCTGGCAAATGCAGCAGAAGATATTCTAGATTATCTTGTGTTGGAAAAGGTTTATTTGCCTTGTGAAGAGGAGTCCGAATCCCATCCAAGTGGAAACCACAGACTCCACCTGACAGAAGTAGTCGAGGAGACTATTCCGAAGGTAGAAACATTGGTAATGTTTGAGGAAGAATACCCAGATGATGCTAGAGCTGACGGTTTGAATGGCCGAATCATGAAGATGAGAACTGAATTCATAGATATCTACAAGTTTTACGATTGGGAGAAAACTTATCGTCGTTTTAGAGAGAAATGGAGATTTTTCCCAGCAGTGTGTACCAAGTTCAAGTCTAAAATCCAGTTTATACACCACTTGAACAAGACAAGAAATGACATTGATTCGATTATGGAGAAGGTGGTGGCCATCGTGAATGATAGCAACCGAGCCACTTCATCTCCTGCACTTGCACCAGTTGATGATATAGTTGGCTTCCCTCAAGATGATGCTGATGCGTCTGAATGCCATAGAAGTGCAAAGCATGAGCTCCAGCTGGAAAAAGTTATGGACGAGATTGCTTTGATTTCTGCAGAAGTGAAGAACATAAAGGTTTGTTCCAGCAGCAAAGAAGTTCAACGAGGAGCTGATTCTTCTTCTCTAAGTTCTTCATCAACTGCTCCACCCATCCACAAAAATTCCCTGGTTGGTTTTGAAGATCATGTCATGAACATCAAGGACCTGCTCTGTGGAGAACAATCCAAGCTCCAGGTCATACCAGTATGTGGTATGGGGGGCATCGGAAAAACTACTCTCGCCAGAAATGCTTATGACGATCAACTAATTAAGGAGAAGTTTGACATTCGTGTTTGGATTACAGTATCACAGGATTACAGTGCACAAAGAATTCTTTCAGGCCTTCTCGAGTCCCTGGAGGAATACAACAACCAAAGtggaaaagaagaaagtgCTGACATAAAGGTGTACCAAATTTTAATAGGCAGGAAATATTTAGTCGTGATGGATGACATCTGGAGAAGTGAGGCATGGGATATTGTTAGGAATGTGTTTCCTGATAATGGTGACGGAAGCCGTATCATGCTAACCACAAGGTTGTATGATGTGGCTTCTTATCCTGGTCCTTCAATCACGCCTTATGAGTTGGGTTTACTGAATGAAGTTCAGAGTTGGAGCTTACTTAAGGAGAAGGTGTTTGCAAATCAAGAATGTCCTTCCGATTTGGAAAATATTGGGAAGGATATCGCAAGAAGCTGCAAAGGGTTGCCCCTCGCTATCGCGGTGATTGCAGGAATTTTATCCACGGTCACTAAGAATCCAGCTTCGTGGCTGGAGATTGCAGGGACGTTGAAGTCTGCAAAAACAGCAGAGCAAGAGCACATTGAAGAGATACTATCCTTGAGCTATGTGGAATTACCTCAGTTATTGAGGCCATGTTTCTTGTACATGGGTTCATTTCCTGAAGATCAAGAGATATATGCCTCGAAACTCATAGGATTATGGATAGCTGAGGGCTTTCTCAAATTTCCAATCAACACCAAGACCTTTGAAGAGGTGGCCGAAGAGTGTTTAGAGGAACTTGTGAAGAGAAACCTTGTCTTTGTCGCAAAGAGGAAATCTGatgggagaatcaaaagttgcgGCCTCCATGATCTGATTAGGGAGCTGTGCATAAGAAAAGCTCAGGAAAGTAAGTTTTTTCTGAATTTGGTGGATGAGGATATTGAAAAGGAGAAATTTATGGAAAGCATAAAAAATGAGCGTCGGGTAAGTATGTCTTATCTAAGTTTATTTTCAAGCTATGGTGGATCAACTATCCATTCCATCAAATGCTCCAAGTATAATTTAGTAAAACTGGACTTTGTCGAAGGTGTTAGATTGGTGAGGGTGTTGGATGCTGAACCTGCTGATGTGGAGTCATTGCCATCTCAATTATTTGATCTATTTCATTTGAGATACCTTGCTATTAGATATCATCGAAATATCTCTAGTATCTTATCAAAACTTAAAAACCTGCAGACCTTAATCATTCGTGCAGTAAAGAGATCTACGGACGGATTTGTAATATCTAACGATATGATGGTGCCGTGGTGCATGCAAGAACTAAGACATGTTTACTTCAGTGGGGTGATTCAATTTGATGATCCCGGAGAAACATGCTCACTAGAAAATTTGCAGACGGTTTCGTATGTTGTCAGTGTGTGTTGTAGTGAGCAGTTCCTGAAAAAGATCCCGAACCTCAAAAAACTGAAGATTAGTTGTGATGATTTTTATGGTGGAGATCAAGATTGCCTGAATGGCCTGGTACATCTGCATCAACTTGAAAATTTGGAAGTATATTCTGATGGTTCAGTTGGATTGAGCTACAATCTTGCTTTTCCTGAGAAGCTCACAAGGTTGACTTTGAGGGATTTGAAACTTCCTTGGAATGACATGATTGTTGTTGGTTCATTGCCAAAGCTTCAAGTGCTTAAACTGAAAGGTTGCACTTGCAATGGTGGCACATGGGAAACAACTGAGGGAACATTTCCAGTGTTGGAAGTTCTTCTAGTTGAACGTTCACGGTTTGAGAACTGGATAACTGAAAGTGGCCATTTCCCAAGGCTCAGATGCCTGCTACTTCATTCTTGTCGGGATCTTAACGAGATTCCAACTGATATTGGAGAAATTCCAACTCTTCAACTGATTGAGGTTAAGGGTAATGTGAAGGAGTCTTTGTTGAAGTCGGCAGAAGTGATAAGAGAGGAACAAGAAGAAATGGGAAACAACACCCTTCAAGTTGTCTGCATTGCTACGTCGTCTACACAGCAAAGTTATTATTATTCCGATGAG GTGCTTTAA